From Denitrovibrio acetiphilus DSM 12809, the proteins below share one genomic window:
- the rimK gene encoding 30S ribosomal protein S6--L-glutamate ligase: protein MKIAVLSRSDSYYSTQRLLEAGTSRGHEMERIDYVKSHMFIGTGEGDVSIGSEQKSYLDAVIPRIGATKTFYGAAVVRQFETCGAYSINPSIAIVRARDKLRSLQILSKHNVNIPKTAFACTPENVNSIIENVGGPPVIIKLLEGTQGIGVVLADTYKAAKSVIEAFYGMKVNILIQEFIKEAKSSDLRTIVIGGKVVASMMRRGDESDFRSNLHRGGKGEKVKLTKEEKAIAIAASKAMNLPFCGVDMLRSARGPLILEVNSSPGLEGIETVTGVDVASKVIEFIEKDSSKRKRDSVGA from the coding sequence ATGAAAATTGCTGTTCTTTCAAGAAGTGACTCATACTATTCAACCCAGAGACTCCTAGAGGCCGGAACCTCCAGGGGGCACGAGATGGAAAGGATAGATTACGTTAAGTCCCATATGTTTATAGGCACTGGTGAAGGCGATGTCTCCATAGGAAGCGAACAGAAAAGCTACCTTGATGCCGTTATTCCCAGAATAGGCGCAACTAAAACTTTTTACGGTGCTGCTGTTGTGCGTCAGTTTGAAACATGCGGAGCGTATTCTATAAACCCGTCTATAGCCATTGTCCGGGCGAGAGATAAGCTGAGGAGCCTCCAGATTCTCTCCAAACACAATGTAAATATACCAAAAACAGCATTTGCATGCACCCCCGAAAACGTAAACTCCATAATAGAAAACGTTGGAGGCCCCCCTGTTATAATCAAACTGCTGGAGGGCACACAGGGTATAGGCGTTGTCCTCGCTGACACTTATAAAGCAGCAAAATCTGTCATTGAAGCATTCTACGGAATGAAGGTAAACATCCTCATTCAGGAATTTATAAAAGAGGCAAAATCCTCTGACCTGCGCACAATAGTTATAGGGGGAAAGGTTGTTGCATCCATGATGAGAAGAGGCGACGAGTCTGATTTCCGCTCAAACCTGCACAGAGGAGGAAAAGGTGAAAAAGTCAAATTGACCAAAGAAGAGAAGGCAATAGCCATTGCAGCGTCAAAAGCCATGAACCTGCCTTTCTGCGGAGTTGACATGCTCAGATCAGCCAGAGGTCCGCTTATACTAGAGGTGAACTCTTCCCCTGGTCTTGAGGGGATCGAAACTGTTACAGGAGTGGATGTCGCATCCAAAGTCATAGAATTCATAGAAAAAGACAGCAGCAAGAGAAAAAGGGACAGCGTCGGAGCGTAA